A region of the Dyadobacter sp. CECT 9275 genome:
CTTTAGTGACCCAAAATGGAAATCTTTGACCACACCAATAATGGCAGTACCAGATCCCTCCGAACCTATTTGCAACGTTTGCCCCAAAGGGCGTTGCAAACCAGCCGCTTTTACAAAAGCCTCATTTACGATAACACCATTTAACTTGTCCGATGGAAATGCAGCAGAAAAATTCCGGCCTGCCTTTAAGGTAATACCAAGCACTGCGAGATGGTTTTCGTCTATTTTCCGTAAACGGCTTGAGAATTCCTGCGCACCTATTTTTACTGCATTTTTACCATACTCCTCCCCGAAGGAAATGTTTCTGACAGAGGTTTCCGCGGCCAGTTTACTTTTCAGCAAACCACCCAGGCGCTCCAAATCCCTGTTCCCCGGAATTCTTGTAAATACGATCTGATCAGCGTTATATCCCAGGTATTTGGTCTCGATGAATTTCATTTGTGCCTGAAATACAAGGGTAGCAACAAGCAAAAAAACGGTCAGGGAAAACTGGAATACAATAAAACCTTTGGAGAAATAAGCCTTTCCTGCGGAATGGTTTCTGTGATACAACGCTTTAATGGGGCTCATTTTTGAAATAACCCAGGCCGGATACAATCCAGCACCTGCCATATTGATCAAAAACACAATGGCCAGAATCAGTAGAATTCTGCTCCCGAAAACCATTGAAAAGGTTATCTGCTTGTCGGAAAGCATGTTGAAGCCGGGAAGTATCAGATATACCAGTGCCAAAGCCCCCGTAAATCCTGCGAGACAGACAATGGACGACTCTGTAAGAAACTGGCTCATGAGCTGGTACCGGGCTCCCCCGGTGGCTTTCCTGACACCCACTTCCTTGGTACGTCTGATGGACCCGGCGAGGCTCAGATTAATAAAATTGATACACGCCATCAAGAGAATAAGCGTGGCAACGGCCAGGGTTAAATACGAATAAATGGGCTTACTGCCCCTATCAATACCGTCCTCTCCACTGATTTCCAATGGGTTGAGGTGAATATCCGTCATAGACTGTAATCCATATTCAATTTTAGGATCAAAGCTCACCAACTGGTTTTTAGCGAGTTGTCCCGCTGCAAAACGCTTATAAATGGAGTTAAATTTCCTGATTACAGTATGCCGGTTTGCATCAGGATGAAGGACCACAAAAGTCCCCAGATACGAAGACAACCAGTTGGTATCATCAAAAGCCAGCTGCATAAAACGCAG
Encoded here:
- a CDS encoding ABC transporter permease: MIVNYLKIGLRNVLKERVNTWINVFGMTLSIASVILAILYVQDEFSFDQFHSNNPNLYRVTTSLVTTRDGKRELTGGTGQVQGPVFKANIPEIKGITRVMGGKIYSDVRAGNSAFRMRPLYVDDRFFNVFTFDLIRGDKGRVLRDINSVVLTEKTALRFFNSVDVVGKLLQLDADPSADRLGKPLVVSGVVQDPPANSSIQFELLLPLRFMQLAFDDTNWLSSYLGTFVVLHPDANRHTVIRKFNSIYKRFAAGQLAKNQLVSFDPKIEYGLQSMTDIHLNPLEISGEDGIDRGSKPIYSYLTLAVATLILLMACINFINLSLAGSIRRTKEVGVRKATGGARYQLMSQFLTESSIVCLAGFTGALALVYLILPGFNMLSDKQITFSMVFGSRILLILAIVFLINMAGAGLYPAWVISKMSPIKALYHRNHSAGKAYFSKGFIVFQFSLTVFLLVATLVFQAQMKFIETKYLGYNADQIVFTRIPGNRDLERLGGLLKSKLAAETSVRNISFGEEYGKNAVKIGAQEFSSRLRKIDENHLAVLGITLKAGRNFSAAFPSDKLNGVIVNEAFVKAAGLQRPLGQTLQIGSEGSGTAIIGVVKDFHFGSLKERIEPVVLFMGETTGAGIWIKIDPLRQKEALAVIQNAFKTVMPEAVYEYHFMDELNAREYDREQRWQHMIRIASGISMLICCMGLFGLISLLARQRVKEIGIRKVLGASVQSVVVLLTFDFVKLIFVAVAVACPTGYVVMNKWLLTFAYHIEIQWWVFAWTVFGAVLMVTVTVGFQSIKAALADPVKSLKTE